Sequence from the Neptunomonas japonica JAMM 1380 genome:
CCACTGCAATTTGACTCACCATATCTTGGATTCTCTGCACCGAATTCGCGATAAGATTGAGAGACTCTCCCGAGGTATGAGCCTGCTCAAGAGTGTCTTGTGCTTTTTGCTGGCTTTGCTGCATAACACTCACAGCCTCATTCGAACTATTTTGCAATGTCTCGATAATACTATTAATGCTGGCTATAGACTCTTGTGTCTTAGAAGCCAAGGAGCGAACTTCATCAGCAACCACAGCAAAGCCTCGGCCCTGATCACCGGCACGAGCAGCTTCAATTGCAGCATTTAGTGCTAATAAATTGGTTTGCTCTGCAATACCTGCAATCACTTCGGAAATAGACCCTATCGACTGGCTTTTCTCTTGTACGGAGACAATCACTTTTGATGCTTGATTAATCTCTTCAGAAAGCTGCTCTATTGTCACTATCGTTTTTTGCACATTGCCCTTTCCCTTGATAGTAATCTCGCCAGATTCTTCAGTTAAAAGTGCACAATTAGCTGCATTTTCAGCAACTTCACTCACTGTTGCTGTCATTTCTTCGACGGCAGTCGCCACTAGTTCAGTTTGTTCATATTGGGCTTGAACGTTGTTATTGGTTTGTTCTGCTATGGATGCCGTTTCTGTAGAAGTGCTCGCTAAAGCCTGAGAAAGCATATGAATATCATTTACTAAGCCCTGTAATTTGGTATTCATATTAATCATAGAGAGGTATAACCCTTGCGCTTTACCACTGTTATCAAAGTCTGTGGTTAGATCTCCATTAGCAATACAGTCCGCTAACAATGCCATATCTTGTGGCTCACCACCTAAGGGCTTAGTGACAGACCGGCTAATCGTATAAGCCAATAGACAACCCAGGACCACCGTTAATAGCAAACTAATGAGAAGCACTAGCTCGAGTGTATCAACCGCACTAACTAGTTTTGCCTTATCAGACTTGAGTAACGACTTTTGAGATTGGCTCATCTCTAAGAGTATTTCCTTAATTCTTTTAGCTTTCGGAGCGGCTTTTGTCCCGAGCCAAGCATTAGCCTTATTCCAATCTGAACTACTGCGTGAGGCAAACATTTCATCAACGTATGGGCGAAATTCAGCGCGATGTTTTTTATATTCATTCCACTGGTTCTTTTGATTAAATGCGAACAATGCACTGCTGGCCTTTAATGTTTTAAACTGCAATTCATTCTTATCCCAAAGCGCTAAAAATTTTGCTTGAAACTTTTCATCGCCAGATAACAAATAAGCTCGAATATTGGCAAGACCAAGCGCAAAAGATGCTCGGCTATCTGCAAGTGTTTTAAGAAGTTGTTTACGCTCGTAGCTGGAGGTATTTTCCACCTCTTTTTCTATCAGTGCCGTTAAAGCAGCAACGGTTTTGGAAGCTCTTGGGGCTGCTTTTGTTAGCAGTATGTCAAACGATGGGATATTGGCACTCGTATGAGCAATACCCTCTATTTCTTGTTGCGATATTCGAAATTCATCGATTAACTGCTGCATTTCATTAAGTTTGGTAATATTGTTAGGTACTGTCCACTGTTGAGAAAAAGTGTTCAACTCACTCAGTGCAGCATCTAACTTATGCCAACCTAAAGCTCGTTCGTTCCTAAATATACCCGCTTTGACAGGGTCATCACCCAGAATAAGATAACCTCTCAAACCAGACAGTGTTTGGCTAATAGCCCCTGATAAGCGTTCACCGGCCTCAACCGTGGGATACCTTACATCGAGTAATAGCTTTTGCTTATCTAACGTTTTTTCTAACTGGCTAAAAACCAATAAAGAACTTAAGAAAGAGATGGCTATTAGCAATCCAAAGCCCAAGAAAAGCTTTGCTTTTATTGTCATTTTAGAAAATAAGGACATTCGTGAAGCTCCATAAAACTTTAAACTAAAAGTTTCAGCTAGCACTTATAAACTGAACTTATACCTCACTGAGTGTGGTATAGAATTGACCAAAGTCAATTTTAAATTATGGTAAATTTCACGGACAATACACAAGTATGTAAAACGCTCTTAATTTTGCAGCTTGTGGCCTAGCGCTGCTGTAAACCTTCTCTCTTAACGCTTATTCTGAATGTGAATTTTGCAGCTGTTCTAATAACCATTGTCCCGCTTGACCCAAAGCACGGTTTTCTGTCCACACTAAGTCAATCCCTTGCAGAATATCAGCTTGTTGGTAAACCAAATCAAGTACGACTAACTCTCCTGACTGCAGTTTTTCATCGACTACTGCTTCATGTATAAATGCCCAACCGATATTGGCAACTAACAACTCTAAAATGACGAATGGGCTTTCTGACAACCATACTTGTGGGCTTATCGTGTAACGTTCATGCGTTTGGTTATCGGGATCTAAACTACGCCCGACAATTTGCCGATACTGTCTAAGATCAGCATGCGTTACCTGTTTCTTTTGTGCTAACGCAAAGCTGGGAGCCGATACAGGGATTACACGTGAATGTCCGATTCCCCGAAAACTAAAACCTTGCGGGTAATATTCTTGCTCAATCATTAAACCTATATCAGCTCGATTACTGCGTACTAATTCAGCAACATCACCACTGCCTGGATCAAGCAATTCCAATGTAATGTAGGGAAAGATGTCAGCAAAACGTTCTAACACAGTTACCACAACGGTTGAGGCCACATTTTGCTCGATAGCGATACACAATGATGTTTCATCACTGCTGCTCAATGAGGCCGCGTGAGCATTAAACTCATGATGACTATGCAAAACAGTTCTTGCAGAGCTAAGTAGAACTTGGCCAGCATCTGTAAGCACGGGATTACGACTACTTCGATCAAACAGCTCAACGTTTGCATCAACTTCTAGGTTATTAATAGCAGTACTCACTGCAGACTGCACCTTACCAAGCTGACGAGCTGCTCCAGAGAATGAGCCTACTTCAGCGGCAACAACAAAACATGTTAACTGCTCAATACTTGGCATATTACTCACACTCCTTTTTTCTCGTACAAAAACACAGACTAAAAACCGCATACCCAAAGCTATCTATCTAAATAATAGATATATACCAACTACAAAGCATCAATAATATCTTTAATATAGTGGTCAGCTAAATACAAGCAAATTAAAAACTCAGGAGAACAGTATGTCGTTGCAGGTGTCAGAAAAAATAACAGCAGATATCGTTACCCGTAGCGGCCTCGACAGGCTACGTTACACCCTGTTGTTTGAAGCTATTTTGGTCGCCAGCTCAACGGCTGTTATCGCCTTTATTCTTGAACGCGATTTACTGGAAGTCAGTTATCTTGCTCTTGTTCTCAGTGCTATCGCCATGGCTACAAATTTTTTCTATAACTCTGCATATGACTATATAGATGTATCTTTCGGGCACATTCCAACAGAACGCTCCTTAAAACATAGGGTTTATCATGCTGTGGGGTTTGAGATTATTCTACTCTTTTTCACCTTGCCATTAATCATCTGGTGGTTAGAGCTAAGCTTAGTTAATGCACTGCTATTAGATATCGGCATGATGGCAACTGTCGTCATTTACACATTTTTATTTGGGTTAGGATACGATCGGGCATTCCCGATTAAGCAACCAGAACCACTAATAATAAGCGCGACTTAAAAATAGGCTATTAAAGCAACAACTCCCCAGACCCCTTATATACCGGGCTCTAGAAGAGATGTGCATATGTAATGCATAGACTTATCCACAGCTTGCGTGCATAACTATTTTTCTATTTTTTCTTGCTTTTCTTAACTACGTGACAATATGCCACATTCCTAGCCGCTTAAAAGCTCATTAGTATGCCCTTGCAAAAATAATCCATTCGTTTGTGAGGGCCGTACTGTTTCCTGCTTTTGGTATAAGCCTAGTAGCATTGTGCTGGCAAATCAGTTAAACCTCTCTAACCCGATACAAAGCACGGATAAAGCCCTCATCAAGACCCTTAAAAATGATTAAGGCTGAGGTGTAATTACTTCGTTAACAGTTTGGCAAGAGTCAGGGTTCCTGACTCTAGCGGGCTTCCTTTGCGATAGACGATTGATAACTGAACATATTCCGGGCCGTGGCTAACCGGCGTCATAACAAGGGACTTCTCATACCGACTGCCCACCACCATATTCTTACCCATAATGGTGTAGCCTAAACCAGCAGAAACACAGCCTAAAATACCATCAGCACTACTCATTATCATTAATTCATCTGTGTTTCGGCCTGCTTCCTGCTGCCAGACAAGCGCGTGTTTTCTATAACCGCAACCTTCCTCTCGTACAAACAGTACGGGATCATGATCACTCTCCAGAGGCGTCACCATCACCAATTCTTCTTGAACAATGGGGATAACCACAAGGTTTTCATGCTTAGGGGCATTACCTAGAGCAGCGCAGTCAACTTTATTGTTCAAAACCGCAAACACGAGCCTGTCACTGGTATCCGTATAAATTTTGGTTCGGATCTCTGCATGGTTCTGCTTGAGTTGCTTAAGAGCTAAAGGCATATGAACGGCGGCAAATGTTTCTGGCATGCCCACTCTTAATTCATAACTGCCCTTATTACGCGAAATCGCAGAGGTAGCCTGGTATTCTAATTGTAAGATCTGATTAGCATATTCACAAAGCTGTTGGCCGCTTGGCGTTAGCTGTAACTTCCTACCAACCAAATGAAACAGCTTTGTATCTAATTCCCTTTCTAGTTTTTGAATTCGGTTAGTAATGTTGGATTGGACCGTATGCAGTTTATCAGCAGCCCCTTTAATCCCCCCTTCATCCACAACCGCCTGAAAGGTCTTGAGCGTTAGAATTTCCATAAGATTCTCTTTATAAGAATATTAAGTTCTAAATAATTCAATTTTTAAGATTATCAGAAGAGAGTAATGTTTGTGAATGATCTTTCAATAATAAGGTAAATAGCATGTTAACGGAGCTAACAAAAAGCCGTGTTTATTTTGCAGGCATTTGTAGTTTAATTGTGACCGTTGGTGTGGCGCGCTTCTCTTATAGCCTATTGCTGCCAATAATGCAGGATAGCACTGGCCTGACTGAATCTGGCGGTGGCTGGTTAGCTACCACTAATTTTATGGGCTACATGCTTGGAGTCCTGATTGCTGCCAGCTTGCACAACCTAAACCACAAGTACAGCTTACACCGGATTTATCTGATATTGAGTGTTGTCACCTCAGCAGCCATGGTGCTAACGACAGATGTAGCCACCTGGGCTGTGTTACGGTTTATTGCCGGGGTCTGTGCTTCAGGAGGCCTCATTATTGCTTCGGGCCTGATATTAAAATGGTTGGTTAAAAATAATCATCGTGCAGAATTAGGTATTCACTTCACTGGTGCTGGGCTGAGCATCATTGTGACATCTCTACTGGTAGAAGCGATGCTAGCGATGTCTGCCGACTGGCAACAACAGTGGCTCGCTTTAGCTGTTATGGCTGTAATAATCGCCATTCCAGCATGGTTATGGATGCCACACCCTTCTACAGAAGGCCAAGCGGGCGTTACAGCTAAAGATAACCCTCCCGGTAAAGCCTTTACATCAATGATGATGTTGGCCTACTTTTGTGCAGGTTATGGTTATGTGGTTAGCTCCACCTTTATTGTGGATATTGTTGAAGGTATTGAAGGCTTACAAGGACAAGGGGGTTTTGCTTTTATATTGGTTGGATTAGCAGCCACTCCAGCAGCCTTGGTGTGGGACAGAATTGCCAGAAACGTCGGCTACCTCAAAGCCTTATTAGCTGCCTACATCTTGCAGGCGATAGGGATTGTTCTTCCTGCCATTAATGACTCATTATTTATGGTTATATTAAGCGCACTGCTGTTTGGTGGAACGTTTATCGCTTGTGTTAGCTTAGTACTAACCATGGCAGGTAAATTTTATCCAAGTAACCCTGCTAAGTTTATGGGTACTATGACCTTAGCGTATGGTTGCGCACAAATCATTGCTCCCGTATGCACGGGATACCTTGCTGAAGCTTTTGGAAACTATGATCTTGGGCTCTACCTCTCTGCCGCTGTAATGATGACTGGCACTCTATTTTTGTTTGGTCTGTTACGTATTGAAAAAAACGCCGAGAAACAGAAAAATCTCAGAACATCGTCCAATATCAGCGTTCACTAATGTATATTATCAATTCCATAAAGGGCCAATAGTCTACAAGCCCTTTCATCCGGCTTTAGTCGGTCATACAATCGTGTAAATGGACAAATAAGAGGCCGCCG
This genomic interval carries:
- a CDS encoding methyl-accepting chemotaxis protein gives rise to the protein MSLFSKMTIKAKLFLGFGLLIAISFLSSLLVFSQLEKTLDKQKLLLDVRYPTVEAGERLSGAISQTLSGLRGYLILGDDPVKAGIFRNERALGWHKLDAALSELNTFSQQWTVPNNITKLNEMQQLIDEFRISQQEIEGIAHTSANIPSFDILLTKAAPRASKTVAALTALIEKEVENTSSYERKQLLKTLADSRASFALGLANIRAYLLSGDEKFQAKFLALWDKNELQFKTLKASSALFAFNQKNQWNEYKKHRAEFRPYVDEMFASRSSSDWNKANAWLGTKAAPKAKRIKEILLEMSQSQKSLLKSDKAKLVSAVDTLELVLLISLLLTVVLGCLLAYTISRSVTKPLGGEPQDMALLADCIANGDLTTDFDNSGKAQGLYLSMINMNTKLQGLVNDIHMLSQALASTSTETASIAEQTNNNVQAQYEQTELVATAVEEMTATVSEVAENAANCALLTEESGEITIKGKGNVQKTIVTIEQLSEEINQASKVIVSVQEKSQSIGSISEVIAGIAEQTNLLALNAAIEAARAGDQGRGFAVVADEVRSLASKTQESIASINSIIETLQNSSNEAVSVMQQSQQKAQDTLEQAHTSGESLNLIANSVQRIQDMVSQIAVASEEQASVTRDISQNVHQISSVAQQTSVGASETVQAGEEMSKQAEALQSLVSTFKV
- a CDS encoding LysR family transcriptional regulator, which codes for MPSIEQLTCFVVAAEVGSFSGAARQLGKVQSAVSTAINNLEVDANVELFDRSSRNPVLTDAGQVLLSSARTVLHSHHEFNAHAASLSSSDETSLCIAIEQNVASTVVVTVLERFADIFPYITLELLDPGSGDVAELVRSNRADIGLMIEQEYYPQGFSFRGIGHSRVIPVSAPSFALAQKKQVTHADLRQYRQIVGRSLDPDNQTHERYTISPQVWLSESPFVILELLVANIGWAFIHEAVVDEKLQSGELVVLDLVYQQADILQGIDLVWTENRALGQAGQWLLEQLQNSHSE
- a CDS encoding PACE efflux transporter, with protein sequence MSLQVSEKITADIVTRSGLDRLRYTLLFEAILVASSTAVIAFILERDLLEVSYLALVLSAIAMATNFFYNSAYDYIDVSFGHIPTERSLKHRVYHAVGFEIILLFFTLPLIIWWLELSLVNALLLDIGMMATVVIYTFLFGLGYDRAFPIKQPEPLIISAT
- a CDS encoding LysR family transcriptional regulator encodes the protein MEILTLKTFQAVVDEGGIKGAADKLHTVQSNITNRIQKLERELDTKLFHLVGRKLQLTPSGQQLCEYANQILQLEYQATSAISRNKGSYELRVGMPETFAAVHMPLALKQLKQNHAEIRTKIYTDTSDRLVFAVLNNKVDCAALGNAPKHENLVVIPIVQEELVMVTPLESDHDPVLFVREEGCGYRKHALVWQQEAGRNTDELMIMSSADGILGCVSAGLGYTIMGKNMVVGSRYEKSLVMTPVSHGPEYVQLSIVYRKGSPLESGTLTLAKLLTK
- a CDS encoding YbfB/YjiJ family MFS transporter, producing the protein MLTELTKSRVYFAGICSLIVTVGVARFSYSLLLPIMQDSTGLTESGGGWLATTNFMGYMLGVLIAASLHNLNHKYSLHRIYLILSVVTSAAMVLTTDVATWAVLRFIAGVCASGGLIIASGLILKWLVKNNHRAELGIHFTGAGLSIIVTSLLVEAMLAMSADWQQQWLALAVMAVIIAIPAWLWMPHPSTEGQAGVTAKDNPPGKAFTSMMMLAYFCAGYGYVVSSTFIVDIVEGIEGLQGQGGFAFILVGLAATPAALVWDRIARNVGYLKALLAAYILQAIGIVLPAINDSLFMVILSALLFGGTFIACVSLVLTMAGKFYPSNPAKFMGTMTLAYGCAQIIAPVCTGYLAEAFGNYDLGLYLSAAVMMTGTLFLFGLLRIEKNAEKQKNLRTSSNISVH